From the genome of Geobacter sp. SVR, one region includes:
- the cas2 gene encoding CRISPR-associated endonuclease Cas2 has product MWVVVCYDVNTETREGRKRLRRVAQVCKNFGQRVQKSVFECQVDEMKYEQLRKKLLKEVKLELDNLRLYRLTEPREQRVEEYGATRTLFFDEETLVV; this is encoded by the coding sequence ATGTGGGTAGTTGTCTGCTATGACGTCAATACTGAAACACGGGAGGGGCGCAAACGGCTCCGGCGGGTGGCGCAAGTCTGTAAAAACTTCGGCCAGCGCGTGCAGAAATCAGTTTTCGAGTGCCAAGTGGATGAGATGAAGTACGAACAATTGCGTAAAAAATTGCTCAAAGAGGTCAAGCTGGAACTGGACAATCTGCGGCTATATCGCCTGACCGAACCGAGAGAGCAGAGGGTCGAGGAATATGGTGCTACCAGGACGTTGTTTTTCGATGAAGAAACGTTGGTGGTATGA
- a CDS encoding four helix bundle protein, translating into MAKIERFEDIQAWQKARMLVKHVYSISNSGSFTRDFGLRDQIRRAAVSIMLNIAEGFARKTKREFSQFLIIAHGSAAEVQSALYVALDQGYLATTEFDDLYRLADEVSKMIMAFSRYLCNHSNSSNSNNSINSNNSGH; encoded by the coding sequence ATGGCTAAGATTGAGCGGTTTGAGGATATTCAGGCGTGGCAAAAGGCGCGGATGCTGGTGAAGCATGTGTATTCCATCAGCAATTCTGGTTCGTTTACCAGGGATTTCGGCCTGCGCGATCAGATACGGCGGGCAGCGGTCTCCATCATGCTCAACATTGCCGAGGGGTTTGCCAGAAAAACGAAGCGGGAGTTCAGTCAGTTTCTCATAATTGCCCATGGTTCAGCAGCGGAAGTTCAATCCGCGCTCTACGTTGCGCTTGATCAGGGGTATTTGGCTACGACCGAGTTCGATGACTTGTACCGATTGGCCGACGAGGTATCTAAAATGATCATGGCGTTTTCCCGGTATCTCTGCAATCACTCAAACTCCAGCAACTCCAATAACTCTATCAACTCCAATAACTCAGGACACTAA